AAAGTGGACATTCCCGCAGCCAGCAACACCACGCTGATAAACGTGAACAGCCAGTCGGGAAATGCAGTTTTCACATACATGGTCATCACCAAATCCTGCCGGAATGCGCCGGTCGTGGCGTCGACAATTTGTTCCGCCGGAATGGTGATGGCGGCGTAAAATCCGGCAAAAGGGAGCAGAAAAAACAGCGCTATCGCAATAATGCCGTAAATGAGGTATTGCCGGACCGCTTTATCGCTTTTCACATACAACGCTTTCGTGAGAATGTGCGGTTGACACACCAGCGCAGCGCCGATCAAAAATCCGCTGACATAAATTGAAAATACATCGTTGAACAGATTGCTCGCGGGGTTGATAAATTTGACGAGATTGGCGTCTTTCGCAGCCAGTTGGCTGAAAAATCCGGCTTCACTGAAAAACAGGTGTACGCCGGAGCCGATGATGAGCACGGTAACGATGAGCATCAGCGAGCCCTGCAGCGTGTTGGTGAAAACGTGGGCGTAAGTGCCGCCCAAAAATACATATCCGGTAACAAAAGTGAGGATGAGAATCAGCGCTGCCACGTTCGATAAACCGAGCAATTGCTGCATCACGATGGACAAACCGCCAACGATGAGCACCACAAACGCCAGCGCAAACAGATTCACCAGCGCAAAAAACATCCCGAAATTTTTGGAATTATAATGATTGGCAATCCAGTGCGGCATGGTCAGCGCTTTGCTGGCTGCGCCGAGTTGGCGAAAGCGAAAGGAAAGCACCACCAGCATCAGGCAAAAACCGAGTCCAACGGACACGCCAAGGTGCATAAATCCAGCTAAACCATGCACATAGACAAATCCGGGATTGATGATAAACGTTGCCGCGCTGGCAACGCTGGACGCCAGCGTAATGCCCACAACAAACGGGTGCAGGTCGCCGGTACCGATCGCGAAGCTGCCAAAATTTTTGGTTTTCCGGAAACCCATCCAGCCGAGCCAGGTGGTTCCGGCCATGTAAATCAGAAATAATATCCAGGCGAGCGTCATGGTTACATCCGTTTTTTTTATCAAAATAAACAGGGAATGATACGGTAATCATTCCCTGTTTGAAAGCAAAATTGCGGATTAAAAGGATACTTTCATTTCCAGCGATAACAGCCGACCGATTGCCGGGGAAGCCACAAATTCACGAACTTCGGAATTGAAAACGTTGACAACCTGACCGGATAAGGTCAAAATCGGGCTGGCGCGGAAACCGGCGGTGACATCGAAGGTCACAAATCCGCCGAGCGGTCCTTCGTTGAAATCGCGACCGACGCGTTGCCCTTCGATCACCGGGCTGCCGCCGTAAATCAGATCTTCGTTGGTTTTCGCAGCGACGTTGATGCCTGAGAAAAAGTCGTATTCGGCAACATAACGGGCGAAAACGGAGCCGAAAATTTTATCTTTGCTGTAACTGAGACCCAAATTGGCTTTGTGTTCCGGCGTGTTGATCGGCAGGTCGTTTTCGTCCACTTTGCCGTCGCGGTTGCCGTCATTTTTGGCATCGGTTTCATCGAGATCGAAATTGAAATAGGAGTAGTTGAATGTCAGCGTTGTGTGATTATCGAGGAAATAATTCAATCCGAAATCGAAACCGTAGGTGTTCACGTTCCCAAAATTCAGGTAAGTCAGCAAAAATGTGGATTCATCAACACCGGGTAAAACCTCACTCATATTCGCAGCGCCGCGTTTCACAACCGGATTAGCTGCAGTTGCAATGTTGATCAGCGGGCTGAGAAAATCTTCGGACATGTTGTAATATCCGTTCATATCGAGATATAATTTTTTGTTAAGGACACCTTTGTAACCGGCTTCGATGGTTTGGATGGTTTCCACTTTCAACTCATCGATTACCGTGCCGTCTTTGAGCGTAAAGCCTTCGCCGTTGCCCAAAACGAGTCCGCCAAAAAGGTTGCCGCTCAGGTTCAGAATCGTGGGTGCTGCAATGCCTTTTCCGTAAGTAACGCGGTAAGTGCCGCTGCCGGCGGTATACAACAGCGCGGCTTTCGGGATAAAGTTGGTGCCGTATAATTCGTGATCGTCATATCGTGCAGCCAAAACAGTTTTGAATCCGGTGCTGCCAAACGGCACCTCAACAGAGCCGTACAGCCCGACCTGATCCAGTTCGATGGCGCCGCCGCTATCCAGCAAATAGGTGTTTTTGCTGTCCGCAAAATCGCGCTGAACCTGGGTGCCGACAATCACGTTTGCGCCGCCGAAATTGTTATTGTACTGCAGCTCGCCGTTAATCCGGCGGGATTTATCCACAAACACAGCGCCGCGCGGCAAATGCAATCCGCTGGTTTCAGATAATGGAAAATATTGTGTTTTGAAAGAGCGTTCTTTCGCCTCAGCTACACTGAAACCGTTGCGAATATAGCTTTGATAATTTTGGGTGCGCTGGTTGATCGCGTATGTCGAATCGGTGCTGCTCCAGGTATGATACACCTGTGCAAATAAGCGCGGCGACACATATTTACCCTGCAAATAGTGAATTTGCCAATCTTTAATCTGGTTACGTCCGGCGTTGGTTTGGGCCAGATTGTTGCTGTTGCTGCCGCCGTAAGTCAATATAATATCGTTATTTGGCGCTGGTGTAAAATACAGCGATGCCTCACCTTTCAGGCTGTTGAAATCGCGATCGAGATCTAATTCGTCAAACGCAACAGTACCGATATAAACGGAATCAACGTAATCAAATTCTTCTCCCTGGGTGTATTCGCCGGTGACTTTGAATGCCACTTTATTGTTTAACACCTGCGCATGGCGGAAGCGTCCGGTTTTTACATCCTGATTTCCGCCGCCGAGGGCAACGGTTGTTCCGGGATACGTCCGGGGATCTTTGGTAATGGTGTTCACCAAACCGTTGTGTGCGTTCGGACCATACAGCGCTGCGGAGGGTCCGAGCACCACTTCGATGCGCTCGATATCTTCTTTAATGACCGGCGTAAAATTGCCCATCGGCAATCCGGTTGCGATGAGTGTGGATAACCGCGCGTCGTTCATCTGCAAATTTTTTGGGTTGAATGCGCTGTTAAATCCGCGCACGTTGATGCCCGTTCCCAAAACGCCGGAGCGAACAAAATCAACACCTTTTTGGTGCGCCAGCAGTTCACCGGGATTGAACGAAGGGTGATCGGCAATTTCCCGCGCCGAAATGACACTGATGGTTGATGGCGCATCGGTAATTTTTTCGACCTTCCGGGATGCGCTGACCACAACCGCTTCGCCGGCTAAACCGGTTTGCACAATCGAAAACGAAATCA
This genomic window from Calditrichia bacterium contains:
- a CDS encoding TonB-dependent receptor, with product MYLNKFCSVFLLLLMFFGIATAQEKGMIKGTVTDAATGEPLTGANIVLDGTSMGAATNMAGEFTIENVPAGNYTVTVLFIGYSESKQSINVASGQTAMISFSIVQTGLAGEAVVVSASRKVEKITDAPSTISVISAREIADHPSFNPGELLAHQKGVDFVRSGVLGTGINVRGFNSAFNPKNLQMNDARLSTLIATGLPMGNFTPVIKEDIERIEVVLGPSAALYGPNAHNGLVNTITKDPRTYPGTTVALGGGNQDVKTGRFRHAQVLNNKVAFKVTGEYTQGEEFDYVDSVYIGTVAFDELDLDRDFNSLKGEASLYFTPAPNNDIILTYGGSNSNNLAQTNAGRNQIKDWQIHYLQGKYVSPRLFAQVYHTWSSTDSTYAINQRTQNYQSYIRNGFSVAEAKERSFKTQYFPLSETSGLHLPRGAVFVDKSRRINGELQYNNNFGGANVIVGTQVQRDFADSKNTYLLDSGGAIELDQVGLYGSVEVPFGSTGFKTVLAARYDDHELYGTNFIPKAALLYTAGSGTYRVTYGKGIAAPTILNLSGNLFGGLVLGNGEGFTLKDGTVIDELKVETIQTIEAGYKGVLNKKLYLDMNGYYNMSEDFLSPLINIATAANPVVKRGAANMSEVLPGVDESTFLLTYLNFGNVNTYGFDFGLNYFLDNHTTLTFNYSYFNFDLDETDAKNDGNRDGKVDENDLPINTPEHKANLGLSYSKDKIFGSVFARYVAEYDFFSGINVAAKTNEDLIYGGSPVIEGQRVGRDFNEGPLGGFVTFDVTAGFRASPILTLSGQVVNVFNSEVREFVASPAIGRLLSLEMKVSF
- a CDS encoding sodium:solute symporter family protein, with amino-acid sequence MTLAWILFLIYMAGTTWLGWMGFRKTKNFGSFAIGTGDLHPFVVGITLASSVASAATFIINPGFVYVHGLAGFMHLGVSVGLGFCLMLVVLSFRFRQLGAASKALTMPHWIANHYNSKNFGMFFALVNLFALAFVVLIVGGLSIVMQQLLGLSNVAALILILTFVTGYVFLGGTYAHVFTNTLQGSLMLIVTVLIIGSGVHLFFSEAGFFSQLAAKDANLVKFINPASNLFNDVFSIYVSGFLIGAALVCQPHILTKALYVKSDKAVRQYLIYGIIAIALFFLLPFAGFYAAITIPAEQIVDATTGAFRQDLVMTMYVKTAFPDWLFTFISVVLLAAGMSTLDGILVSLSTITANDLLLPLIGKFNKNNASEDSLMANAYRLSHIILVVIAIVAFLICLNPPKLLGIFGQVGVYGMAVAAVPPLVSGVLFRNPARSVMWLASIAGLALHFLLYFFGKQWFPGVNLAFANPGVTASLALIFCVLPGIVISGVLSRNQQPKPVAVD